Proteins co-encoded in one Aedes aegypti strain LVP_AGWG unplaced genomic scaffold, AaegL5.0 Primary Assembly AGWG_AaegL5_hic_scaff_1660_PBJ_arrow, whole genome shotgun sequence genomic window:
- the LOC110680619 gene encoding proteasome maturation protein-like, producing the protein MCQTDRKTAASLRILIYTSEQFCESCEFALKMEASIKVAPQMPSTFKEFAGHVAPLDESCAAQLQTVHPLKQSELNYEQHRQNLNFQMLRNREGLAAPLKLTMELKSVSRVGHMPFLPSTNVARDVLTGRDELVDFTDLFNNEENSEFMRQPHAVMEKTLGIL; encoded by the exons ATGTGCCAGACTGATCGGAAAACAGCAGCATCATTGCGAATTTTGATTTATACATCGGAACAGTTTTGTGAATCTTGTGAATTTGCTTTAAAAATG GAGGCTTCAATTAAAGTGGCTCCCCAGATGCCTAGCACCTTCAAAGAATTTGCCGGTCATGTTGCTCCACTAGACGAAAGCTGTGCTGCCCAGCTTCAAACCGTACATCCTTTGAAGCAGTCGGAACTGAAC TACGAACAACACCGGCAGAACTTGAACTTCCAAATGCTCCGCAATCGCGAAGGTCTGGCCGCCCCCTTGAAGCTTACCATGGAGTTGAAATCGGTGTCCCGCGTGGGCCATATGCCGTTCCTGCCGTCCACCAATGTGGCGCGGGATGTCCTCACTGGACGGGACGAGCTGGTCGACTTTACCGATCTGTTCAACAACGAGGAAAACTCGGAATTCATGCGACAGCCGCATGCCGTGATGGAGAAAACTCTCGGCATTTTGtag